Proteins encoded in a region of the Cetobacterium ceti genome:
- the rph gene encoding ribonuclease PH gives MTHIKREDGRENFEKRPVKITRNYTMYAEGSVLIEVGNTKVICTASVNEKVPPFLKNQGKGWITAEYSMLPRATDERNMREAAKGKLTGRTMEIQRLIGRALRASIDLEKLGERTITVDCDVIQADGGTRTASITGGYIALSLAMERLVRMGTLKENPLTSNIAAISVGIVNGVPMLDLKYTEDSSAEVDMNVIMNCKGEFVEVQGTGEESTYTREELNKMLELAEKGIKELIEVQEQEIREEFSL, from the coding sequence ATGACACATATTAAAAGAGAAGATGGAAGAGAAAATTTTGAAAAGAGACCTGTAAAAATAACAAGAAATTATACTATGTATGCAGAGGGGTCAGTTTTAATAGAAGTTGGAAACACAAAGGTAATTTGTACTGCTTCAGTAAATGAGAAGGTACCACCATTTTTAAAGAATCAAGGAAAAGGATGGATAACAGCAGAGTATTCAATGTTACCTAGAGCTACAGATGAGAGAAATATGAGAGAAGCTGCTAAGGGAAAATTAACTGGTAGAACAATGGAAATACAAAGATTAATAGGAAGAGCATTAAGAGCTTCTATTGATCTTGAAAAATTAGGAGAAAGAACAATAACTGTTGACTGTGATGTAATTCAAGCTGATGGTGGAACAAGAACTGCTTCAATAACAGGAGGATATATAGCTTTATCTTTAGCTATGGAAAGACTTGTTAGAATGGGAACTTTAAAAGAAAATCCTTTAACTTCAAATATTGCAGCAATAAGTGTTGGAATTGTAAATGGAGTTCCTATGTTAGATTTAAAATATACAGAGGATTCTTCAGCAGAAGTTGATATGAATGTAATTATGAACTGTAAAGGTGAATTTGTTGAGGTTCAAGGAACAGGAGAGGAATCAACTTATACAAGAGAAGAATTAAATAAAATGTTAGAATTAGCAGAAAAAGGAATTAAGGAATTAATAGAGGTTCAAGAACAGGAAATTAGAGAGGAGTTTTCATTATAA
- a CDS encoding XTP/dITP diphosphatase: protein MKIFLATGNKKKIDEISKILEDLNLEILSIKDGIEIPEVIEDGDTFEANSQKKALEIAKFTNMITIADDSGLCVDALDGAPGVYSARYSGENATDEKNNKLLIKNLEGIENRNGKFVCVITLAKPTGEVYSFRGELPGKIVDEKKGEFGFGYDPHFYLEEYGQTLAQIPEIKNKISHRAKALEKLKAEMKEILGKC from the coding sequence ATGAAAATATTTTTAGCTACTGGGAATAAAAAGAAAATAGATGAAATCTCAAAAATTTTAGAAGATTTAAATTTAGAAATTTTATCCATAAAGGATGGAATAGAGATACCAGAAGTTATAGAAGATGGAGATACATTTGAAGCAAACTCACAAAAAAAAGCTTTAGAAATAGCCAAATTTACCAATATGATAACTATTGCTGATGACTCAGGATTATGTGTAGATGCCTTAGATGGAGCCCCTGGAGTATATTCTGCTAGATATTCAGGAGAAAATGCAACTGATGAAAAAAATAATAAATTATTAATTAAAAATCTAGAGGGAATAGAAAATAGAAATGGAAAATTTGTATGTGTAATAACTCTTGCTAAACCTACTGGTGAGGTGTATTCTTTTAGAGGAGAATTACCTGGAAAAATAGTAGATGAAAAGAAAGGGGAGTTTGGATTTGGCTATGATCCTCATTTTTACTTGGAAGAATATGGACAAACCCTTGCTCAAATACCAGAGATAAAAAATAAAATTAGTCATAGAGCTAAAGCCTTGGAAAAATTAAAGGCTGAAATGAAAGAAATTTTAGGAAAATGCTAA
- the hslU gene encoding ATP-dependent protease ATPase subunit HslU, whose protein sequence is MINNNLTPKKIVEELDKYIVSQDEAKKNVAISLRNRYRRKAIGDENLRREITPKNIILMGPTGVGKTEIARRLAKIANAPFLKVEATKYTEVGYVGKDVESMIKDLLAVSLMEVKDEKIEEIKDNFYNKVVEKMAKIINPLDSLNDEVKNNIMENIKSGDLDEEIIEIEKKNTNKGFGNSMIEVIAPENGDINEAVENIISNLGGNNTPKKVKMTVKDGIKYLLDEEINNSIDMDEIIPEAIKRAENDGIIFIDEIDKIAERDGLSRGEVSRQGVQRDILPIVEGTTVMTKYGAVKTDHILFIAAGAFTQSAPSDLMPELQGRFPVKIKLKSLEKSDFIKILTGVEYNLLHQYIELLKIDNVELSFSKSAIDRIAEVAIELNENVENIGARRLASVLEGVLKEIMFEAPYEKMTKIKIDKKLVDKIFKIEYEEENLDKYIL, encoded by the coding sequence ATGATAAATAATAATTTAACACCAAAAAAAATTGTTGAAGAACTTGATAAATATATAGTGTCTCAAGATGAGGCTAAGAAAAATGTGGCAATTTCATTAAGAAATAGATATAGAAGGAAAGCTATAGGAGATGAAAATTTAAGAAGAGAGATAACTCCTAAAAATATTATTTTAATGGGGCCAACAGGAGTAGGAAAAACTGAAATAGCTAGAAGACTTGCTAAAATTGCCAATGCTCCATTTTTAAAGGTAGAAGCTACAAAGTATACAGAAGTTGGATATGTAGGAAAAGATGTAGAGTCTATGATAAAGGATTTATTAGCTGTTTCTTTAATGGAAGTTAAGGATGAAAAAATAGAAGAAATTAAGGATAATTTTTATAATAAAGTTGTGGAAAAAATGGCAAAAATTATAAATCCTTTAGATAGTTTAAATGATGAAGTAAAAAATAATATAATGGAAAATATTAAAAGTGGAGATTTAGATGAAGAGATAATAGAAATTGAAAAGAAAAATACCAATAAGGGATTTGGAAATTCAATGATAGAGGTTATAGCTCCAGAAAATGGAGATATAAATGAAGCTGTTGAAAATATAATTTCTAATTTAGGCGGAAATAATACTCCTAAAAAAGTAAAAATGACAGTTAAAGATGGAATAAAATATCTTTTAGATGAGGAAATTAATAATAGTATAGATATGGATGAAATAATTCCTGAAGCTATAAAAAGAGCTGAAAATGATGGAATTATATTTATTGATGAGATAGATAAAATAGCTGAAAGAGATGGACTATCTAGAGGGGAAGTTTCAAGACAGGGAGTTCAAAGGGATATTTTACCAATAGTTGAAGGAACAACAGTTATGACAAAGTATGGAGCTGTAAAAACAGATCATATTTTATTTATAGCCGCAGGAGCTTTTACTCAGTCAGCACCTTCAGATTTAATGCCAGAATTACAAGGTAGATTTCCAGTAAAAATAAAATTGAAGAGTTTAGAAAAAAGTGACTTTATAAAGATATTAACAGGTGTAGAGTATAATTTACTTCATCAGTATATAGAACTTTTAAAAATAGATAATGTGGAGTTATCTTTTTCTAAAAGTGCCATAGATAGAATAGCAGAGGTTGCCATAGAGCTAAATGAAAATGTGGAAAATATTGGAGCTAGAAGACTTGCATCGGTTTTAGAGGGAGTACTTAAAGAAATTATGTTTGAAGCACCATATGAAAAAATGACAAAAATAAAAATTGATAAGAAATTAGTTGATAAAATATTTAAAATTGAGTATGAAGAGGAAAACTTAGACAAATATATTTTATAA
- the smc gene encoding chromosome segregation protein SMC, translated as MYLKGVEIAGFKSFGERVNINFNQGITSIVGPNGSGKSNILDSILWVLGEQSYKNIRAKESKDIIFSGGEGKKPANFAEVSLHIDNRDRFFPVELEKVKVTRKMYQSGENEYLLNDKKIRLKDINDMFLDTGIGKSAYSVIGQGKVERIISSSNRELKGIIEEAAGIKKFQQQKLESIKKLKSVQEELEKIELILKELKLNRDKIEKQSHKALEYLELESKVKEFSKIIYSKEFKEKIDNLKVLESNKNNLQNDFNENEKTLESKNEKLKNIETRRIFIKKEIENFINKNEKLKTSLENLEREKVRLKEREESYLREIEEKKEYSKSVEKKEKEKKLEIEKINIERQELSEKIEVLKNKNNDFEKNIEILENKKKDIRVTRDLKRNKLMDLEVTNLKLLNEIENSGRRLKGSQGKIENHLEEKKKLSKEKELEDIKYSNVIEKREKTLKEFTRAEQETGNLENEISRISREINFLSRTLRDLEFEEKKIKEKFLYVQRTLDSNEGFYKGVKEILNKKINGVHGAFISLIEVPDYLEKAIEASASGNLQDIVVESSEVAKECIDILKRSKSGRASFLPMDTVKDVRVKEYPLEDDVLGRLNDLITYDKKYEIIMKNILGNILVVKNIDKGLKLLKTNKFLGSIVTLSGELLSSRGRITGGENSNSAISQIFDRKKEKKHLEENLKEASKNLKEKKKVLNESNEKLGELEETLMDLDEKREKIKRELKVLDEEDVNQRKKVERLHKEIKIIELEILEEENYHREYSKKIENSEKEKINTESLIEKLREDIKEEEQNILVYEKDIEILKNNFSDTRLLYLNTEDKYKNLEGNLIKEEETIKNILSESKKIEERIKEIKKELENIFKTSDNIDSEIKNISSLYEKENEELIKIKEENEELEVLEKNLYEEKQRLEKYIYSNREKLTHFIQNIKVIKEDLEKIEFKLEKLKEVKISEKNLSEEITKEKLGILEEKLNNFETVNLLAIEEFKDLNEKYEFMNNQKNDLSRGEKSLNKLIEDVSGKIEERFYTAFNEISENFNNMCMETLDNSEGKLTLSNSENFENCGVEISVKFKNKKSQSLSLLSGGEKSMVAVAFVMSIFMYKPSPFTFLDEIEAALDEKNTRKLIKKLKEFTDKSQFIMITHNKETMKSSDSLYGVTMNKKIGISKLVPVKL; from the coding sequence ATGTATTTAAAGGGAGTAGAAATAGCAGGATTTAAATCTTTCGGTGAAAGAGTTAATATAAATTTTAATCAGGGAATAACTTCTATTGTAGGACCTAATGGAAGTGGAAAATCAAATATATTAGATAGTATATTGTGGGTTTTAGGAGAGCAATCTTATAAAAATATAAGAGCAAAGGAAAGTAAGGATATAATTTTTTCTGGAGGAGAGGGTAAAAAACCAGCTAATTTTGCAGAGGTATCTTTACATATTGACAATAGAGACAGATTTTTTCCTGTAGAATTAGAAAAAGTAAAAGTAACTAGAAAAATGTATCAAAGCGGAGAAAATGAATATCTTTTAAATGATAAAAAAATAAGATTAAAAGATATAAATGATATGTTTTTAGATACAGGAATAGGGAAAAGTGCATATTCTGTCATAGGACAAGGAAAAGTAGAAAGAATTATTTCATCGTCTAATAGGGAATTAAAGGGAATAATTGAAGAAGCTGCTGGAATAAAAAAATTCCAACAACAAAAATTAGAATCCATAAAAAAATTAAAAAGTGTTCAAGAGGAACTTGAAAAAATCGAATTAATTTTAAAAGAGCTAAAATTAAATAGAGATAAAATAGAAAAACAATCTCATAAAGCTTTAGAATATTTAGAATTAGAAAGCAAAGTAAAAGAATTTAGTAAAATTATTTATTCTAAAGAATTTAAAGAAAAAATTGATAATTTAAAAGTTTTAGAAAGTAATAAAAATAATTTGCAAAATGATTTTAATGAAAATGAAAAAACTCTTGAAAGTAAAAATGAAAAACTAAAAAATATAGAAACTAGAAGAATTTTTATAAAAAAAGAAATTGAAAATTTTATAAATAAAAATGAAAAATTAAAAACATCTTTAGAAAACTTAGAAAGAGAAAAAGTTAGACTAAAAGAAAGAGAAGAAAGTTATTTAAGAGAGATTGAAGAAAAAAAAGAATATTCAAAATCTGTAGAAAAAAAAGAAAAAGAAAAAAAATTAGAAATTGAAAAAATAAACATAGAAAGACAAGAACTTTCAGAAAAAATAGAAGTTTTAAAAAATAAAAATAATGATTTTGAAAAAAATATAGAAATTTTAGAAAATAAAAAGAAGGATATAAGAGTAACTAGAGATTTAAAAAGAAATAAATTAATGGACTTAGAAGTTACTAACTTAAAGCTATTAAATGAAATTGAAAATTCAGGGAGAAGGTTAAAGGGAAGCCAAGGAAAAATTGAGAATCATTTGGAAGAAAAGAAAAAACTTTCTAAGGAAAAAGAATTAGAAGATATAAAATATTCCAATGTAATAGAAAAAAGGGAAAAAACTTTAAAGGAATTTACAAGGGCTGAGCAGGAAACTGGAAATTTAGAAAATGAAATTTCAAGAATAAGTAGAGAGATTAATTTCTTAAGTAGAACTCTTAGAGACTTAGAATTTGAAGAGAAAAAAATTAAAGAAAAATTTTTATATGTTCAAAGAACCTTAGATAGTAATGAAGGATTTTATAAGGGTGTTAAGGAAATTCTAAATAAAAAAATAAACGGAGTTCATGGAGCATTTATATCTTTAATAGAAGTGCCAGATTACTTAGAAAAGGCTATAGAAGCTTCAGCAAGTGGAAATTTACAAGATATAGTTGTAGAAAGTAGTGAAGTAGCTAAGGAATGTATTGATATTTTAAAAAGAAGTAAAAGTGGAAGAGCCTCATTTTTACCTATGGATACTGTAAAAGATGTAAGAGTAAAAGAGTATCCTTTAGAAGATGACGTTTTAGGAAGATTAAATGATTTAATAACATATGATAAAAAATATGAGATTATAATGAAAAATATTTTAGGAAATATTTTAGTTGTAAAAAATATTGATAAGGGACTTAAACTTCTAAAAACCAATAAATTTTTAGGAAGTATAGTTACATTAAGTGGAGAACTTTTAAGTTCAAGGGGAAGAATTACAGGAGGAGAGAATAGTAATTCCGCTATTTCTCAAATCTTTGATAGAAAAAAAGAGAAAAAACATTTGGAAGAAAATCTAAAGGAAGCTTCTAAAAATTTAAAAGAAAAGAAAAAAGTTTTAAATGAAAGCAATGAAAAATTAGGAGAGTTAGAGGAAACTCTAATGGACTTAGATGAAAAAAGAGAAAAAATAAAAAGAGAATTAAAAGTTTTAGATGAAGAGGATGTAAACCAAAGAAAAAAAGTTGAAAGACTTCATAAGGAAATTAAAATAATTGAATTAGAAATTTTAGAGGAAGAAAATTATCATAGGGAGTACTCTAAAAAAATTGAAAATTCAGAGAAAGAAAAAATAAACACAGAAAGTTTAATTGAAAAATTAAGGGAAGATATTAAAGAAGAGGAACAAAATATATTAGTTTATGAAAAAGATATTGAAATATTAAAAAATAATTTTTCAGATACAAGATTACTTTATTTAAATACAGAAGATAAGTATAAAAATTTAGAAGGAAATTTAATTAAAGAGGAAGAAACTATAAAAAATATTCTTTCTGAAAGTAAGAAAATAGAGGAAAGAATTAAAGAAATAAAAAAAGAACTTGAAAATATATTTAAAACATCTGATAATATAGACAGTGAAATAAAAAATATTAGTAGCTTATATGAAAAAGAAAATGAAGAACTTATAAAAATAAAAGAAGAAAATGAAGAACTTGAAGTTTTAGAGAAAAATTTGTATGAGGAAAAACAAAGGTTAGAAAAATATATCTATAGTAACAGAGAAAAATTAACTCATTTTATACAAAATATAAAGGTTATAAAAGAGGATTTAGAAAAAATTGAATTTAAACTTGAGAAATTAAAGGAAGTTAAAATTTCTGAAAAGAACCTATCTGAAGAAATTACCAAGGAAAAATTGGGAATTTTAGAAGAGAAATTAAATAATTTTGAAACAGTTAATCTTTTAGCAATTGAAGAATTTAAAGATTTAAATGAAAAGTATGAATTTATGAATAATCAAAAAAATGATTTAAGTAGAGGAGAAAAATCTTTAAATAAATTAATAGAAGATGTTTCAGGAAAAATAGAAGAAAGATTTTATACAGCCTTTAATGAAATAAGTGAAAATTTTAATAATATGTGTATGGAAACTTTAGATAATTCTGAGGGAAAATTAACCCTATCTAACAGTGAAAATTTTGAAAATTGCGGTGTGGAAATTTCTGTGAAATTTAAAAATAAAAAATCACAATCTCTATCTTTATTATCAGGAGGAGAGAAATCCATGGTGGCTGTAGCTTTTGTTATGTCAATTTTTATGTATAAACCAAGCCCATTTACATTTTTAGATGAGATAGAGGCAGCCTTAGATGAAAAAAATACAAGAAAATTGATAAAAAAATTAAAAGAATTTACAGATAAATCCCAATTTATAATGATAACTCATAATAAAGAGACAATGAAATCTTCAGATTCCTTGTATGGAGTTACTATGAATAAAAAAATAGGAATTTCAAAGTTAGTTCCTGTAAAACTGTAG